A single Streptomyces sp. 2114.4 DNA region contains:
- a CDS encoding bifunctional (p)ppGpp synthetase/guanosine-3',5'-bis(diphosphate) 3'-pyrophosphohydrolase, protein MPDEAQPLSPGLRPAGSDAARPDEPKPAAEASSKTPQPERQGASDGTTAPRPTGGGSTASQAPAERPRPAPKPGPAASSPQPAAPSRAAKPPAKADQPAPPKPPAPAPAGRSGSPNRVRARLARLGVQRSSPYNPVLEPLLRAVRGNDPKIETGTLRQIERAYQVAERWHRGQKRKSGDPYITHPLAVTTILAELGMDPATLMAGLLHDTVEDTEYGLDTLRGDFGDQVALLVDGVTKLDRVKFGEAAQAETVRKMVVAMAKDPRVLVIKLADRLHNMRTMRYLKREKQEKKARETLEIYAPLAHRLGMNTIKWELEDLAFAILYPKMYDEIVRLVAERAPKRDEYLAIVTDEVQADLRAARIKATVTGRPKHYYSVYQKMIVRGRDFAEIYDLVGIRVLVDTVRDCYAALGTIHARWNPVPGRFKDYIAMPKFNMYQSLHTTVIGPSGKPVELQIRTFDMHRRAEYGIAAHWKYKQEAVAGASKVRTDVPKNAGKGQDTVNDMAWLRQLLDWQKETEDPGEFLESLRFDLSRNEVFVFTPKGDVIALPAGATPVDFAYAVHTEVGHRTIGARVNGRLVPLESTLDNGDLVEVFTSKATGAGPSRDWLGFVKSPRARNKIRGWFSKERRDEAIEQGKDAIARAMRKQNLPIQRILTGDSLVTLAHEMRYPDISSLYAAIGEGHVAAQGVVQKLVQALGGQDEATEDIAESTPIRPRSKRRSSADPGVVVKGVDDVWVKLARCCTPVPGDPIIGFVTRGNGVSVHRADCVNVDSLSRQPERILDVEWAPTQSSVFLVAIQVEALDRSRLLSDVTRILSDQHVNILSAAVQTSRDRVATSRFTFEMGDPKHLGHVLKAVRSVEGVYDVYRVTSARRP, encoded by the coding sequence TTGCCAGACGAGGCCCAGCCGCTCTCCCCCGGACTGCGTCCGGCGGGATCCGACGCCGCGCGCCCGGACGAGCCGAAGCCGGCGGCCGAGGCGTCCTCGAAGACGCCCCAGCCCGAGCGGCAGGGCGCGTCCGACGGCACCACCGCGCCCCGGCCGACGGGCGGCGGATCGACCGCGTCCCAGGCCCCCGCCGAGCGGCCCCGCCCGGCGCCCAAGCCGGGCCCGGCGGCCTCCTCGCCCCAGCCGGCGGCGCCGTCCCGCGCGGCCAAGCCGCCCGCCAAGGCCGACCAGCCCGCCCCGCCCAAGCCGCCGGCCCCCGCTCCCGCCGGCCGCTCCGGCTCACCCAACCGGGTCCGCGCCCGCCTCGCCCGGCTCGGCGTCCAGCGCTCCAGTCCGTACAACCCGGTCCTGGAGCCGCTGCTGCGGGCCGTCCGCGGCAACGACCCCAAGATCGAGACCGGGACGCTGCGCCAGATCGAGCGGGCCTATCAGGTCGCCGAGCGCTGGCACCGCGGACAGAAGCGCAAGAGCGGTGACCCGTACATCACCCACCCGCTCGCGGTGACGACGATCCTCGCCGAGCTGGGCATGGACCCGGCGACGCTGATGGCCGGTCTGCTGCACGACACCGTCGAGGACACCGAATACGGCCTGGACACCCTGCGGGGCGACTTCGGCGACCAGGTCGCGCTGCTGGTCGACGGCGTCACCAAGCTCGACCGGGTCAAGTTCGGCGAGGCCGCGCAGGCCGAGACCGTGCGCAAGATGGTCGTCGCGATGGCCAAGGACCCGCGCGTCCTGGTCATCAAGCTCGCCGACCGGCTGCACAACATGCGCACCATGCGCTACCTCAAGCGGGAGAAGCAGGAGAAGAAGGCCCGCGAGACGCTGGAGATCTACGCTCCGCTCGCCCACCGCCTGGGCATGAACACCATCAAGTGGGAGCTGGAGGACCTCGCCTTCGCGATCCTCTACCCCAAGATGTACGACGAGATCGTCCGGCTGGTCGCCGAGCGGGCGCCCAAGCGCGACGAGTACCTGGCCATAGTGACCGACGAGGTCCAGGCCGATCTGCGCGCCGCCCGCATCAAGGCCACCGTCACCGGCCGCCCGAAGCACTACTACAGCGTCTACCAGAAGATGATCGTCCGCGGCCGCGACTTCGCCGAGATCTACGACCTGGTGGGCATCCGGGTCCTCGTCGACACCGTCCGCGACTGCTACGCCGCCCTCGGCACCATCCACGCGCGATGGAACCCGGTCCCCGGCCGGTTCAAGGACTACATCGCGATGCCCAAGTTCAACATGTACCAGTCGCTGCACACGACGGTCATCGGCCCCAGCGGCAAGCCCGTCGAGCTGCAGATCCGCACGTTCGACATGCACCGCCGCGCCGAGTACGGCATCGCCGCCCACTGGAAGTACAAGCAGGAGGCGGTGGCCGGCGCGTCCAAGGTGCGTACGGACGTGCCGAAGAACGCCGGCAAGGGCCAGGACACCGTCAACGACATGGCCTGGCTGCGGCAGTTGCTGGACTGGCAGAAGGAGACCGAGGACCCGGGCGAGTTCCTGGAGTCGCTGCGCTTCGACCTCTCCCGCAACGAAGTCTTCGTCTTCACGCCCAAGGGCGACGTGATAGCGCTGCCGGCCGGTGCCACCCCCGTCGACTTCGCGTACGCGGTGCACACCGAGGTCGGCCACCGCACGATAGGAGCGCGGGTCAACGGGCGCCTCGTCCCGCTCGAATCCACCCTGGACAACGGCGACTTGGTGGAGGTCTTCACCTCCAAGGCAACGGGCGCCGGGCCCTCCCGCGACTGGCTGGGCTTCGTCAAGTCCCCGCGCGCCCGCAACAAGATCCGCGGCTGGTTCTCCAAGGAGCGCCGCGACGAGGCCATAGAGCAGGGCAAGGACGCCATCGCGCGCGCCATGCGCAAGCAGAACCTGCCGATCCAGCGGATCCTGACCGGCGACTCCCTGGTGACCCTGGCGCACGAGATGCGCTACCCGGACATCTCCTCGCTCTACGCCGCCATCGGCGAGGGCCATGTCGCCGCCCAGGGCGTCGTCCAGAAGCTGGTGCAGGCGCTCGGCGGCCAGGACGAGGCCACCGAGGACATCGCCGAGTCCACCCCGATCCGGCCGCGCTCCAAGCGGCGTTCCAGCGCCGACCCCGGTGTGGTCGTCAAGGGCGTCGACGACGTCTGGGTCAAGCTCGCCCGCTGTTGTACGCCGGTGCCGGGCGACCCCATCATCGGCTTCGTCACCCGCGGCAACGGCGTCTCGGTGCACCGCGCCGACTGCGTCAACGTCGACTCGCTGTCCCGGCAGCCGGAGCGGATCCTGGACGTCGAGTGGGCGCCCACCCAGTCCTCGGTCTTCCTGGTAGCCATCCAGGTCGAGGCGCTGGACCGCTCCCGTCTGCTCTCGGACGTCACCCGCATCCTGTCCGACCAGCACGTCAACATCCTGTCGGCCGCCGTCCAGACCTCCCGCGACCGCGTGGCCACCTCCCGCTTCACCTTCGAGATGGGCGACCCCAAGCACCTGGGGCACGTCCTGAAGGCCGTACGGAGCGTGGAGGGTGTGTACGACGTCTACCGGGTGACGTCGGCCCGCAGGCCGTAG
- the secD gene encoding protein translocase subunit SecD, whose product MAAPKKGRRTPASQGHPGRTLILVLIAMAGLIGGMFYSGTMTPRLGIDLAGGTSFTLAAQNQPGKPNAINETNMKTAAGIMERRVNGLGVTESEVQTQGSNHIIVNIPKGTDAKQARQQVGTTAQLGFRPVLTTTTGAKTPEQPKPGPSQSGANGKGKGDKAAGDPARKQSGSGQKASSPQSPDAKPTTQGRAVTASLKKAPSAKPTPSGKPSAPPVQPTPPGGAAIPPALQKQLDALDCTTKASRAAAGEKAANTKPSDPIVACKQDGAQKYALGPVAVEGTDVSSAKAVFDSQQGQGWIVQMDFTSEGGKKFGDITGKLATKTPPQNQFGIVLDGAVVSSPSVDKAIMGGGATISGGFTQQSAEDLGNMLSYGALPLSFKIDDETTVTAALGGEQLHAGLIAGAIGLALVVLYLVAYYRGLALVALASLGVSAVLTYTIMTLLGPAIGFALNLPAVCGAIVAIGITADSFIVYFERIRDEIREGRTLRPAVERGWPRARRTILVSDFVSFLAAAVLFIVTVGKVQGFAFTLGLTTVLDVVVVFLFTKPLMTLLARRKFFSDGHSWSGLDPKRLGAKPPLRRRRGAAPTTKEA is encoded by the coding sequence GTGGCAGCACCGAAGAAGGGCCGCAGGACGCCCGCGAGCCAGGGGCATCCGGGCCGCACCCTGATCCTGGTCCTGATCGCCATGGCAGGGCTGATCGGAGGCATGTTCTACTCCGGCACGATGACGCCGCGGCTGGGCATCGACCTGGCGGGCGGCACCAGCTTCACGCTGGCGGCCCAGAACCAGCCGGGCAAGCCCAACGCGATCAACGAGACCAATATGAAAACCGCCGCCGGCATCATGGAGCGACGGGTCAACGGTCTCGGGGTGACCGAGTCCGAGGTCCAGACGCAGGGCAGCAACCACATCATCGTGAACATCCCCAAGGGGACGGACGCGAAGCAGGCGCGCCAGCAGGTCGGCACCACCGCCCAGCTCGGCTTCCGGCCGGTGCTGACCACCACCACGGGCGCCAAGACCCCCGAGCAGCCCAAGCCGGGCCCCTCCCAGAGCGGTGCGAACGGCAAGGGCAAGGGGGACAAGGCCGCCGGTGACCCGGCCCGGAAGCAGTCGGGCAGCGGGCAGAAGGCCTCTTCCCCGCAGTCGCCGGACGCGAAGCCGACGACGCAGGGCCGCGCGGTGACCGCGTCGCTGAAGAAGGCGCCGTCCGCCAAGCCCACTCCCTCCGGCAAGCCCTCCGCGCCCCCGGTGCAGCCGACGCCTCCGGGCGGAGCGGCCATCCCGCCGGCCCTCCAGAAGCAGCTCGACGCGCTCGACTGCACCACCAAGGCGAGCCGCGCCGCCGCGGGCGAGAAGGCCGCGAACACCAAGCCGTCCGACCCGATCGTGGCGTGCAAGCAGGACGGTGCCCAGAAGTACGCGCTCGGCCCCGTCGCCGTCGAGGGCACGGACGTCAGCAGCGCCAAGGCCGTCTTCGACAGCCAGCAGGGCCAGGGCTGGATCGTCCAGATGGACTTCACCTCCGAGGGCGGCAAGAAGTTCGGGGACATCACCGGCAAGCTCGCCACCAAGACGCCGCCGCAGAACCAGTTCGGGATCGTCCTCGACGGTGCGGTCGTGTCCTCTCCCTCGGTCGACAAGGCCATCATGGGCGGTGGAGCCACCATCTCCGGCGGCTTCACCCAGCAGTCCGCCGAGGACCTGGGCAACATGCTCTCCTACGGCGCCCTGCCGCTCTCCTTCAAGATCGACGACGAGACCACGGTCACCGCGGCGCTCGGCGGCGAGCAGCTGCACGCCGGTCTGATCGCCGGTGCCATCGGCCTCGCGCTGGTCGTCCTCTACCTGGTCGCCTACTACCGGGGGCTGGCGCTGGTCGCGCTGGCGAGCCTGGGCGTCTCGGCGGTCCTGACGTACACGATCATGACCTTGCTCGGCCCGGCCATCGGGTTCGCGCTGAACCTCCCGGCGGTCTGTGGCGCCATCGTCGCCATCGGTATCACCGCCGACTCGTTCATCGTCTACTTCGAACGCATCCGGGACGAGATCCGTGAGGGACGCACCCTGCGTCCGGCCGTCGAGCGCGGCTGGCCGCGCGCCCGGCGCACGATCCTGGTCTCCGACTTCGTGTCGTTCCTGGCCGCCGCGGTGCTGTTCATCGTCACCGTCGGCAAGGTCCAGGGCTTTGCCTTCACGCTCGGCCTGACCACCGTCCTCGATGTCGTCGTGGTCTTCCTGTTCACCAAGCCCCTGATGACCCTGCTGGCCCGGCGGAAGTTCTTCTCCGACGGCCACTCCTGGTCCGGCCTCGACCCCAAGCGCCTGGGCGCCAAGCCGCCGCTGCGCCGTCGTCGCGGCGCCGCCCCCACCACGAAGGAGGCGTGA
- a CDS encoding adenine phosphoribosyltransferase, with protein MSAPAQLRELLLSRIADVPDYPQPGVMFKDITPLLADPAAFGALTEAFAELCGRHRVDKIVGLEARGFILAAPVAVRAGIGFVPVRKAGKLPGTTLGQAYELEYGTAEIEMHADALAPGDRVLVIDDVLATGGTADASLQLIRRAGAEVAGVAVLLELGFLAGRERLEPGLKGAALEALITV; from the coding sequence GTGAGCGCCCCCGCACAGCTGCGTGAGCTGCTGCTCAGCCGGATCGCGGACGTTCCGGACTATCCCCAGCCGGGCGTGATGTTCAAGGACATCACCCCGCTGCTGGCCGACCCGGCCGCCTTCGGCGCGCTGACCGAGGCGTTCGCCGAGCTGTGCGGACGCCACCGCGTGGACAAGATCGTGGGCCTGGAGGCGCGCGGGTTCATACTCGCCGCTCCGGTCGCGGTCCGGGCCGGAATCGGCTTCGTCCCCGTACGCAAGGCGGGCAAGCTGCCCGGCACCACGCTCGGGCAGGCCTACGAGCTGGAGTACGGCACGGCCGAGATCGAGATGCACGCCGATGCGCTGGCCCCGGGCGACCGGGTGCTGGTGATCGACGACGTCCTGGCCACCGGCGGCACCGCCGATGCCTCGCTGCAGCTCATCCGCCGCGCGGGCGCCGAGGTCGCGGGCGTGGCGGTCCTGCTGGAGCTGGGCTTCCTGGCCGGGCGGGAGCGGCTGGAGCCGGGCCTGAAGGGCGCTGCGCTGGAGGCCCTGATCACCGTCTGA
- the secF gene encoding protein translocase subunit SecF has protein sequence MSKLGNIGARLYRGEVGYDFIGKRKIWYGLSILITIVAIVGLGVRGLNMGIEFSGGAVFTTPKTSVSTTEAQHNAESAAGGRQAVVQKLANTGALRIQISGLDTKQAVPVQEELAKDLNVPVKDVNTQLVGPSWGEQIANKAWLGLGIFMVLVVLYLAIAFEWRMAVAALIALIHDLTITVGIYALVGFEVTPGTVIGLLTILGYSLYDTVVVFDSLKEASKDITKQTRFTYTEIANRSINGTLVRSINTTVVALLPVAGLLFVGGGVLGAGMLNDISLALFVGLAAGAYSSIFIATPLVADLKNREPQMQALAKRVKAKRAAAEAKAAGQEDAQEETAGVADAEDGDGAAVVGPRRQPASRNRGRGRPSGKRR, from the coding sequence ATGTCCAAGCTCGGAAACATCGGCGCCCGGCTTTACCGCGGCGAGGTCGGCTACGACTTCATCGGCAAGCGGAAGATCTGGTACGGCCTCTCGATCCTCATCACCATCGTGGCCATCGTCGGCCTCGGGGTGCGCGGCCTGAACATGGGCATCGAGTTCTCCGGCGGTGCGGTGTTCACCACCCCGAAGACCTCCGTGTCCACCACCGAGGCCCAGCACAACGCCGAGTCGGCGGCCGGCGGCCGCCAGGCCGTGGTGCAGAAGCTCGCCAACACCGGCGCCCTGCGCATCCAGATCAGCGGTCTGGACACCAAGCAGGCGGTGCCGGTCCAGGAAGAGCTCGCCAAGGACCTGAACGTCCCGGTCAAGGACGTCAACACCCAGCTGGTCGGCCCGAGTTGGGGCGAGCAGATCGCCAACAAGGCGTGGCTGGGCCTGGGGATCTTCATGGTCCTCGTGGTGCTCTATCTGGCCATCGCCTTCGAGTGGCGGATGGCGGTGGCCGCCCTGATCGCGCTGATCCACGACCTGACGATCACGGTCGGCATCTACGCCCTGGTCGGCTTCGAGGTCACCCCCGGCACGGTCATCGGTCTGCTGACGATCCTCGGTTACTCCCTCTACGACACGGTCGTCGTCTTCGACAGCCTCAAGGAAGCCTCCAAGGACATCACCAAGCAGACCCGCTTCACCTACACCGAGATCGCCAACCGCAGCATCAACGGCACCCTGGTGCGCTCCATCAACACCACCGTCGTGGCGCTGCTCCCGGTCGCCGGTCTGCTGTTCGTCGGCGGCGGTGTCCTGGGCGCGGGCATGCTCAACGACATCTCGCTGGCCCTCTTCGTCGGCCTCGCCGCCGGTGCGTACTCCTCGATCTTCATCGCGACCCCGCTGGTCGCGGACCTGAAGAACCGCGAGCCGCAGATGCAGGCACTGGCCAAGCGGGTCAAGGCGAAGCGTGCCGCGGCCGAGGCCAAGGCCGCGGGCCAGGAGGACGCCCAGGAGGAGACCGCCGGCGTGGCGGACGCCGAGGACGGTGACGGCGCCGCGGTCGTCGGCCCCCGCCGGCAGCCCGCCTCCCGCAACCGCGGACGCGGCCGCCCGTCGGGCAAGCGCCGGTGA
- a CDS encoding MBL fold metallo-hydrolase — MLIAGFPAGAWGTNCYLVAPAAGEECVIIDPGHQAAPGVEDAVAKHRLKPVAVVLTHGHIDHVASVVPVCGAHDVPAWIHPEDRYMMSDPEKALGRSIGQQLMGELTVGEPDDVKELGDGATLQLAGMEFSVAHAPGHTKGSVTFRMPEQADIPPVFFSGDLLFAGSIGRTDLPGGDHAEILQSLARVCLPLEDSTVVLSGHGPQTTIGHERTTNPFLREVAAGLGDGFSPAPRRGM, encoded by the coding sequence GTGCTGATTGCCGGGTTCCCCGCCGGGGCCTGGGGCACCAACTGCTACTTGGTCGCCCCCGCCGCAGGCGAGGAGTGCGTCATCATCGACCCGGGCCACCAGGCGGCCCCAGGAGTCGAGGACGCGGTCGCAAAGCATCGGCTCAAGCCCGTCGCGGTCGTTCTCACGCATGGTCATATCGACCACGTCGCCTCGGTCGTCCCGGTGTGCGGCGCGCACGACGTCCCGGCCTGGATCCACCCCGAGGACCGCTACATGATGAGCGACCCGGAGAAGGCCCTCGGCCGCTCCATCGGTCAGCAGCTCATGGGCGAGCTCACGGTGGGCGAGCCGGACGACGTCAAGGAGCTGGGCGACGGTGCCACCCTGCAGCTCGCCGGGATGGAATTCTCCGTCGCGCACGCCCCGGGCCATACCAAGGGGTCGGTGACCTTCCGGATGCCCGAGCAGGCCGACATCCCGCCGGTCTTCTTCTCGGGCGACCTGCTGTTCGCCGGCTCCATCGGACGCACCGACCTGCCGGGCGGCGACCACGCCGAGATCCTGCAGTCGCTGGCGCGTGTGTGCCTGCCGCTGGAGGACTCGACCGTCGTCCTGTCCGGCCATGGCCCCCAGACCACCATCGGCCACGAGCGCACCACCAACCCCTTCCTGCGGGAGGTGGCCGCCGGCCTCGGAGACGGCTTCAGTCCGGCTCCACGACGAGGAATGTGA
- a CDS encoding DUF349 domain-containing protein: protein MSSDPWGRVDETGTVYVRTAEGEQVVGSWQAGTPEEALAYFERKYEGLVVEIGLLERRVKTTDLSAKDATTAIDHLRTQVDEHHAVGDLDALRKRLDKLVEAVESRREERKAQKAKQSDEARQAKEKLVTEAEELAASEQWRAAGERLRALVDTWKGLPRLDRKTDDELWHRFSHARSAFSKRRKAHFASLDAQREESRKAKEKLVAEAESLSNSTDWGATAARYRELMADWKAAGRAQREHEDDLWNRFRGAQDIFFQARGEVFAERDAEQRENLTRKEELAVEAEKLLPVSDLKAARSAFRSINERWEAIGHVPRDARPKIEGRMHAVERAIQEAEEGEWRRTNPEARARAAGLTGQLQDAVDKLEKQIDTARAAGNNAKADKLGRELEGRKALLDQALKGLEEFGG from the coding sequence GTGAGCAGCGACCCATGGGGCCGCGTCGACGAGACGGGGACCGTGTACGTGCGTACCGCCGAGGGCGAACAGGTCGTCGGATCGTGGCAGGCAGGAACTCCCGAGGAGGCCCTCGCCTACTTCGAGCGCAAGTATGAGGGCCTGGTCGTCGAGATCGGCCTCCTCGAGCGCCGGGTCAAGACCACCGACCTGTCGGCGAAGGACGCGACGACCGCGATCGATCATCTGCGCACCCAGGTCGACGAACACCACGCGGTGGGCGATCTGGACGCGCTGCGCAAGCGGCTGGACAAGCTCGTCGAGGCCGTCGAGTCGCGCCGCGAGGAGCGCAAGGCGCAGAAGGCCAAGCAGAGCGACGAGGCCCGGCAGGCCAAGGAGAAGCTGGTCACCGAGGCCGAGGAGCTGGCGGCCAGTGAGCAGTGGCGGGCGGCCGGCGAGCGGCTGCGCGCCCTGGTGGACACCTGGAAGGGCCTGCCGCGGCTCGACCGCAAGACGGACGACGAACTGTGGCACCGTTTCTCGCACGCCCGCTCGGCGTTCTCCAAGCGCCGCAAGGCGCACTTCGCATCGCTGGACGCACAGCGTGAGGAGTCCCGTAAGGCGAAGGAGAAGCTGGTCGCCGAGGCCGAGTCGCTGTCGAACTCGACGGACTGGGGGGCCACCGCGGCCCGCTACCGCGAGCTGATGGCCGACTGGAAGGCCGCGGGCCGCGCCCAGCGCGAGCACGAGGACGACCTGTGGAACCGCTTCCGCGGCGCCCAGGACATCTTCTTCCAGGCGCGCGGCGAGGTCTTCGCGGAACGGGACGCCGAGCAGCGGGAGAACCTGACCCGCAAGGAGGAGCTGGCCGTCGAGGCCGAGAAGCTGCTCCCCGTCTCGGACCTGAAGGCCGCGCGGTCGGCGTTCCGCTCGATCAACGAGCGGTGGGAGGCCATCGGCCATGTCCCCCGGGACGCCCGCCCCAAGATCGAGGGCCGGATGCACGCCGTCGAGCGCGCCATTCAGGAGGCCGAGGAGGGCGAGTGGCGGCGGACGAACCCCGAGGCGCGGGCCCGTGCCGCGGGGCTGACCGGCCAGCTCCAGGACGCGGTCGACAAGCTGGAGAAGCAGATCGACACGGCCAGGGCGGCGGGCAACAACGCCAAGGCCGACAAGCTCGGCCGGGAGCTGGAGGGCCGCAAGGCGCTGCTGGACCAGGCGCTCAAGGGCCTGGAGGAGTTCGGCGGTTGA
- a CDS encoding peptidylprolyl isomerase, translating to MVSKDQRRRQLAREKYERQQQRRSAAQRKAKRRNVIIASVAAVALAAGAAVYASAGLAGGSDQEDRAAAPTPSKAPDPCNRPAKGSPSKKTWPKEPAMSLDTSASYSAKLATTCGTIGIKLDAGKAPHTVNSFAFLAGQGYFDHSKCHRLVDEGIFVLQCGDPKGTGQGTPGYTIPDENLKDPRLKGGVYPAGTVAMANRYDGASEKTRNSGGSQFFLVYQDSKLPPNYTPFGTITGGMDVLRKIAKAGATTDPQTHNSAPNATVVIDKASVQKS from the coding sequence GTGGTCAGCAAAGATCAGCGGCGGCGGCAGCTCGCCCGCGAGAAGTACGAGCGTCAGCAGCAACGGCGGTCCGCGGCCCAGCGGAAGGCCAAACGCCGCAATGTGATCATCGCGTCCGTCGCGGCCGTGGCGCTGGCCGCCGGCGCCGCGGTCTACGCCTCCGCAGGCCTCGCGGGCGGCAGCGACCAGGAGGACCGGGCCGCGGCCCCGACGCCGTCCAAGGCGCCGGACCCCTGCAACCGGCCCGCGAAGGGCAGCCCGTCGAAGAAGACCTGGCCGAAGGAGCCGGCGATGTCGCTCGACACCTCGGCCTCCTACTCCGCGAAGCTGGCCACGACCTGCGGCACGATCGGCATCAAGCTGGACGCCGGCAAGGCGCCGCACACGGTCAACTCCTTCGCCTTCCTGGCCGGCCAGGGCTACTTCGACCACAGCAAGTGCCACCGCCTGGTGGACGAGGGAATCTTCGTCCTGCAGTGCGGCGACCCGAAGGGCACCGGTCAGGGCACCCCCGGCTACACCATCCCGGACGAGAACCTGAAGGACCCGCGGCTCAAGGGCGGCGTCTATCCGGCGGGCACGGTCGCGATGGCGAACCGCTACGACGGGGCGAGCGAGAAGACCCGCAACTCCGGCGGCAGCCAGTTCTTCCTCGTCTACCAGGACAGCAAGCTGCCGCCGAACTACACACCGTTCGGCACCATCACGGGCGGTATGGACGTCCTGCGCAAGATCGCCAAGGCCGGTGCCACGACCGACCCGCAGACCCACAACAGTGCGCCCAACGCCACCGTCGTGATCGACAAGGCGTCCGTGCAGAAGTCCTGA
- a CDS encoding vitamin K epoxide reductase family protein, whose product MTTTALDDVSTDDDHASGAGSIGSGRGLALLLVITSALGLLAAWVITLDKFELLKDPNYKPACSLNPIISCGSVMQSKQAEVFGFPNPMAGLVGFGVVMAVGMALLAGARFRRWYWIGLNIGTGLAAVFCMWLMTQSLYSINALCLWCTLTWCVTILMFWYTTAHNLKHGIIPVPAGLRAAVVEFHWVVPVVWYGVIAMLILTKWWSYWSTLI is encoded by the coding sequence ATGACGACGACAGCGCTTGACGACGTGTCCACCGACGACGACCACGCGAGCGGCGCGGGCAGCATCGGTTCCGGCCGCGGCCTCGCGCTGCTCCTGGTGATCACCAGCGCGCTGGGGCTGCTGGCGGCCTGGGTCATCACCCTGGACAAGTTCGAGCTGCTGAAGGACCCGAACTACAAGCCGGCCTGCAGCCTCAACCCGATCATCTCCTGCGGCAGCGTCATGCAGAGCAAGCAGGCGGAGGTCTTCGGCTTCCCGAACCCGATGGCCGGGCTGGTCGGCTTCGGCGTGGTCATGGCGGTCGGGATGGCCCTGCTGGCGGGCGCCCGCTTCCGCCGCTGGTACTGGATCGGGCTGAACATCGGCACCGGGCTCGCCGCGGTCTTCTGTATGTGGCTGATGACCCAGTCGCTGTACAGCATCAACGCGCTGTGCCTGTGGTGCACGCTGACCTGGTGCGTCACCATCCTGATGTTCTGGTACACCACCGCCCACAACCTCAAGCACGGCATCATCCCGGTTCCCGCGGGGCTGCGCGCCGCGGTGGTGGAGTTCCACTGGGTGGTGCCCGTGGTCTGGTACGGCGTGATCGCGATGCTGATCCTCACCAAGTGGTGGTCGTACTGGAGCACGCTGATCTAG
- the hisS gene encoding histidine--tRNA ligase, whose protein sequence is MSTFKAPKGTYDLIPPQSATYLAVREAISAPLKNSGYGYIETPGFENVELFARGVGESTDIVTKEMYAFETKGGDRLALRPEGTASVLRAALEANLHKAGNLPVKLWYSGSYYRYERPQKGRYRHFSQVGAEAIGAEDPALDAELIILADQAYRALGLRNFRILLNSLGDKECRPVYRAALQDFLRGLDLDEDTRRRVDINPLRVLDDKREAVQKQLDGAPKLRDYLCEACKAYHEQVRELLTAAGVAFEDDEKLVRGLDYYTRTTFEFVHDGLGSQSAVGGGGRYDGLSEMIGGPALPSVGWALGVDRTVLALEAEGITLDIPAATAVYAVPLGEEARRVLFGVVTELRRTGVATDFAFGGKGLKNAMKSANRSGARLALVAGERDLAEGVVQLKDLESGEQTAVALDGVAGEVRRRLG, encoded by the coding sequence GTGAGCACCTTCAAGGCCCCCAAGGGCACCTACGACCTGATCCCGCCGCAGTCCGCCACCTATCTCGCGGTGCGCGAGGCGATCTCCGCGCCGCTGAAGAACTCCGGCTACGGCTACATCGAGACGCCCGGCTTCGAGAACGTCGAGCTGTTCGCGCGCGGGGTCGGCGAGTCCACCGACATCGTGACGAAGGAGATGTACGCCTTCGAGACCAAGGGCGGCGACCGGCTGGCGCTGCGCCCCGAGGGCACCGCATCCGTGCTGCGGGCCGCGCTGGAGGCCAACCTCCACAAGGCCGGCAACCTCCCCGTCAAGCTCTGGTACTCCGGCTCGTACTACCGCTACGAGCGTCCGCAGAAGGGCCGTTACCGCCACTTCTCCCAGGTCGGTGCCGAGGCCATCGGCGCCGAAGACCCGGCGCTGGACGCCGAGTTGATCATCCTGGCCGACCAGGCCTACCGCGCGCTGGGCCTGCGGAACTTCCGCATCCTGCTCAACTCCCTGGGCGACAAGGAGTGCCGTCCCGTCTACCGCGCCGCGCTGCAGGACTTCCTGCGCGGGCTCGACCTGGACGAGGACACCCGGCGCCGGGTCGACATCAACCCGCTGCGGGTCCTGGACGACAAGCGCGAGGCGGTGCAGAAGCAGCTCGACGGGGCGCCCAAGCTCCGCGACTACCTCTGCGAGGCATGCAAGGCGTACCACGAGCAGGTGCGCGAGCTGCTGACCGCGGCGGGCGTGGCCTTCGAGGACGACGAGAAGCTGGTCCGCGGCCTCGACTACTACACCCGCACCACCTTCGAGTTCGTCCACGACGGCCTGGGCTCGCAGTCCGCGGTGGGCGGCGGCGGCCGCTACGACGGCCTCTCCGAGATGATCGGCGGCCCCGCGCTGCCGTCCGTCGGCTGGGCCCTGGGCGTCGACCGCACGGTCCTGGCGCTGGAGGCGGAGGGCATCACGCTCGACATCCCCGCCGCCACCGCGGTGTACGCCGTCCCGCTCGGCGAGGAGGCCCGCCGGGTGCTGTTCGGTGTGGTCACCGAGCTGCGCCGGACCGGTGTCGCCACCGACTTCGCGTTCGGCGGCAAGGGCCTGAAGAACGCCATGAAGTCCGCCAACCGCTCCGGCGCGCGGCTGGCGCTGGTGGCGGGCGAACGGGACCTGGCCGAGGGCGTCGTCCAGCTCAAGGACCTGGAGAGCGGCGAGCAGACCGCGGTGGCGCTGGACGGCGTGGCCGGGGAGGTCCGGCGCAGGCTGGGCTGA